CAAAAAACCCGCAGCTTGCTCAAAAGCTTTTGGTCCTAGCTTAGGAACTTTCAATAACTCGCGGCGCTGTTTAAAAGCACCATTTTGATTGCGATAGGCAACAATATTATTAGCAACTGTTGCACTAATCCCCGCGACAAAAGTTAATAACTCTTTAGAAGCAGTATTCAAATCTACACCAACGTAGTTAACACAGCTTTCTACGGTTTCATCAAGCTTCTTTTTAAGTAATTTTTGATCGACATCGTGTTGATATTGTCCAACACCGATTGACTTGGGATCAATTTTTACTAATTCGGCTAAAGGGTCTTGCAAGCGGCGACCGATACTAATTGCACCGCGTACAGTAACATCAAGATCGGGAAATTCTGCAAGCGCAACTTGACTCGCTGAGTAGATCGATGCACCTGACTCATTGACGATAACTTTAATTGGCTTGCGTTCGATTGTTGCTAACACTTCTGACACAAATTCATCGGTTTCACGGCTAGCTGTACCGTTACCAATTGCAATGAGTTCAATTTTATATTTTTCGATTAACTTTTTAAGTGTATTTGCAGCTTGCGATTCCTCGTTTGCTGAAGCATGAGGAAAAATCGCTTGATATTCTAAAAACTTTCCTGTCTCGTCTAACACAGCAACTTTACACCCAGTACGAAATCCAGGATCAATTGCGAGTGTGGGTTTCATTCCTGCTGGTGGCGATAGTAGTAATTCTCTTAAATTTGTTTCAAACGTTTTAATCGATTCAATATCAGCTTCGGCTTTCTTTTGGGCAATGACTTCACCGATTAAGGAAGCTTTCATCAAGCGGTTAAATGCATCTTTGAGCATTGCGCGATAAAATTCCCGAATTTCGGGAACTTTAGTTTTGATTTCTTGTGCGGCTAAAGTCGCGAGAACCTCGGATTCATCGAAAGCAAGTTCCAAATTTAGTACTTTTTCATTTTCACCGCGTAGGAGTGCTAGGAGACTATGCGGGGCGATCGCTTTCACACTAACAGTAAAATCTCGGTAAGTTTCAAACTTAGTGGTTTCTTCAGGATACTCCTTTTTGATTTGAGATTTAAATACGCCGTTTTGAAGGAGATAATCTCTAATATATGCGCGTAAATCTGCTTTCTCGGAAACTTCTTCGGCTAAAATATCTCCTGCACCGCTTAACGCTTCTGCAACCGTTTTGACGTCTTTTTCCTCAGAAATATAATCTACTGCGACTTTTTCTAGCGAAGCGATCGCTGCATTTCGTGAATTTAAAGATTTAATATGTTGTGCTAGTGGTTCTAACCCCTTTTCTCGCGCGATCGTTGCTTTTGTCCGGCGTTTTGGTCGATACGGAAGATATAAGTCTTCTAATTCGGTTTTTTGCAGACAGGTTTCGATTTTGTGTTTTAGTTCATCTGTGAGTTTGCCAGCGGAAGCGATCGCATCTAAAACTGTTGTCTTTCTTGCTTCTAATTCTGTTAAATACGTGTACCTTTCCGCTAAGTCGCGCAGTTGGACTTCATTCATCTCGCCAGTGCGTTCTTTGCGGTAACGCGCAATAAAAGGAATTGTCGCACCTTCGGCAAATAATTCAAGTGCGTTTTCGACTTGGAAAGGCTTTAATGATAACTCTTGTGCTAAAATTTGCGCAATATTCAACATTAGGCGTGTCATTTCAACAGCAGATTACAAACTATCAAGACAAATTCCCTAATCTCCGATCTCTGACCTCCAACCTCTCCTAAAATAGTTCAAAGAACTTAGGTTCAACAAAAGCGTGACATACGAGCGATTAGGAACAACGATCGCGGCGATCGCAACTGCTATTGTGCCACAACAAGGCAGTGTAGGTATTGTGCGGGTATCTGGTACACAAAGCCTGGCGATTGCCCAAGCTTTATTTCAAGCCCCTGGGAGACAAGTTTGGGAATCACACCGTATTCTCTATGGTTATATCCGCGATCCCCAAACAAAACAAGTTGTCGATGAAGCACTTCTACTGGTTATGCAAGCACCGCGATCTTATACACGTGAAGACGTTGTAGAGTTCCATTGTCATGGTGGTATTATGGCGGTGCAGCAGGTATTACAGTTGTGTTTAGTACAAGGAGCAAAACTCGCGCAACCTGGAGAATTTACCTTACGCGCCTTTCTCAATGGCAGACTCGACCTAACTCAAGCCGAAAGCATTGCTGATTTAGTGGGAGCACGATCGCCACAAGCTGCTCAAACTGCGTTAGCTGGGTTGCAGGGTAAACTAGCGCATCCGATTCGCGATTTGCGCGCGAGATGTTTAGATATTCTCGCAGAAATTGAAGCCCGTATCGATTTTGAGGAGGACTTGCCACCTTTGGATTGTAATGAAATAGTATCACAACTTGCAGAAGTTTTAGCACAAGTAACAAAAATATTAGCAACAGCAGATCGCGGTGAACTGTTGCGGAGTGGCTTAAAAGTTGCAATTGTCGGGCGTCCGAATGTGGGAAAATCAAGTTTACTCAATGCGTGGAGTCGCAGCGATCGCGCGATCGTGACTGATTTACCAGGGACAACGCGTGATGTTGTTGAGTCGCAGTTAGTCGTTGGTGGTATTCCAATACAAGTGTTAGACACTGCTGGCATTCGCGCTACGGAAGATCAGGTAGAGAAAATTGGCGTTGAGCGATCACTTACTAGTGCTGCTGCGGCTGATTTAGTATTGCTGACTATTGATGCTGCTGCGGGTTGGACTGCGGCGGATGCAGAAATTTATCAAAAAGTACAACATCGTCCGTTGATCTTAGTTGTTAATAAAACTGACTTAGCTTCAGCAGAAGCCGTAAACTATCCAGACGATATCAGTTATGTCGTAACAACTGCGGCTGCTAAAAATCAAGGTATTGAAAATTTGGAACAAGTTATTTTAACGACAGTCCAAACCGGAAAAGTTCACTCAGCCGATACCGACTTAGCAATTAATCAGCGCCAAGCCGCTGCGCTTACCCGTGCCAAAGCTTCTTTAGAACAAGTACAAACCACAATCAAACAGCAATTACCTTTAGATTTTTGGACGATTGATTTGCGAGGGGCGATTCAAGCTTTAGGAGAA
This sequence is a window from Chroogloeocystis siderophila 5.2 s.c.1. Protein-coding genes within it:
- a CDS encoding Tex family protein, producing the protein MLNIAQILAQELSLKPFQVENALELFAEGATIPFIARYRKERTGEMNEVQLRDLAERYTYLTELEARKTTVLDAIASAGKLTDELKHKIETCLQKTELEDLYLPYRPKRRTKATIAREKGLEPLAQHIKSLNSRNAAIASLEKVAVDYISEEKDVKTVAEALSGAGDILAEEVSEKADLRAYIRDYLLQNGVFKSQIKKEYPEETTKFETYRDFTVSVKAIAPHSLLALLRGENEKVLNLELAFDESEVLATLAAQEIKTKVPEIREFYRAMLKDAFNRLMKASLIGEVIAQKKAEADIESIKTFETNLRELLLSPPAGMKPTLAIDPGFRTGCKVAVLDETGKFLEYQAIFPHASANEESQAANTLKKLIEKYKIELIAIGNGTASRETDEFVSEVLATIERKPIKVIVNESGASIYSASQVALAEFPDLDVTVRGAISIGRRLQDPLAELVKIDPKSIGVGQYQHDVDQKLLKKKLDETVESCVNYVGVDLNTASKELLTFVAGISATVANNIVAYRNQNGAFKQRRELLKVPKLGPKAFEQAAGFLRIRGGENPLDNTAVHPESYGVVEAIAADLNVSPVNITQSAQKLKSISLKKYVTATIGEPTLRDIINELEKPGRDPRAEFKYATFKQGIKEITDLKVGMELEGIVTNVANFGAFVDIGVHENGLVHISQLSERFVSDPKQIVKVGQIVRVKVLDVNEKQKRISLSMKAIKSNTHIKNPVD
- the mnmE gene encoding tRNA uridine-5-carboxymethylaminomethyl(34) synthesis GTPase MnmE, coding for MTYERLGTTIAAIATAIVPQQGSVGIVRVSGTQSLAIAQALFQAPGRQVWESHRILYGYIRDPQTKQVVDEALLLVMQAPRSYTREDVVEFHCHGGIMAVQQVLQLCLVQGAKLAQPGEFTLRAFLNGRLDLTQAESIADLVGARSPQAAQTALAGLQGKLAHPIRDLRARCLDILAEIEARIDFEEDLPPLDCNEIVSQLAEVLAQVTKILATADRGELLRSGLKVAIVGRPNVGKSSLLNAWSRSDRAIVTDLPGTTRDVVESQLVVGGIPIQVLDTAGIRATEDQVEKIGVERSLTSAAAADLVLLTIDAAAGWTAADAEIYQKVQHRPLILVVNKTDLASAEAVNYPDDISYVVTTAAAKNQGIENLEQVILTTVQTGKVHSADTDLAINQRQAAALTRAKASLEQVQTTIKQQLPLDFWTIDLRGAIQALGEITGEEVTESVLDRIFSRFCIGK